The genomic stretch AATGATCGCTTGGTTTAGCTGCACGCCTCTACCACTTCAGGAGGTTGAACTGCTCCATATCAACCGTATCTCGGTTTCGGTAGATCGACAGTACAATTGCTAACCCCACCGCCGCCTCTGCTGCCGCAATAGAGATAACAAACACCCCAAAGACCTGTCCCTTAATATCTACGGGATCTAAGAAATTAGAAAAGGCCATGAAATTGAGATTGACGGCATTCAGCAAAATCTCAATCGACATCAACACGCGGATCGCGTTACGACTGGTCAC from Synechococcales cyanobacterium T60_A2020_003 encodes the following:
- the nuoK gene encoding NADH-quinone oxidoreductase subunit NuoK, which gives rise to MELSYFLLLAAALFCIGIYGLVTSRNAIRVLMSIEILLNAVNLNFMAFSNFLDPVDIKGQVFGVFVISIAAAEAAVGLAIVLSIYRNRDTVDMEQFNLLKW